A region from the Engraulis encrasicolus isolate BLACKSEA-1 chromosome 18, IST_EnEncr_1.0, whole genome shotgun sequence genome encodes:
- the LOC134468988 gene encoding serine/arginine repetitive matrix protein 2-like — translation MTHTRQKGSLSREHMARRGHSTRLGQTGRQDLIGRRQNSANAIGRSLPRHFLNELRATKEGVAQWNKDQSEKPKEEQEVLDRKQYPLRRRGGPLVGSQLAQKDNRAQVRRLAAQHRPKAKGSNVPVVRTSKAQVRNVPVVRCSKTQVGRLPVERTSKAHVRRLPVASSSKAQVAGLPVGSSSRGQVQSLHVAGPSKREVRRLLVRNNSRGQVRSLPVRNSSRVKVLGAPVQRQSKAQVSCLRVQQNCSKAQVRSCLREQVDSTPLQRSSKSQVGGLPARCSSRRKMDNGPLQKPSKAEIDSSPMTQSLKAEVKSLPVRCSSRRQVLGLPVRGSSRGKVDSLPMRDHTKAELDIPLGVSSAAKVDSAPVRCSPRGQVHSATPVGSSSAAQASGRGMGGQSQQVTRGRSSSKNFDKTNTALTNSVVTSNTKDSQPCTGPVQSNAIRSDSPDSQATSDSTSGADTGRCTGLQSQLLHTGRSSAKTSQNADPAVTKPAANSDRRNSAHSKSCTGPAATARCPKEQSELVQRGRSSTNTRPTTTNLVDQGSAGGGKPSRTETAVNSDRRISSRYSSKNFDNTNTAVTHPAVTFNTRGIQPCTDPPLYSDSRYSGERSQALRRGRSSVKTSHATDATKQADNSDNCPSTAISKPRTDPAVTGRCTREQSEPIHRGRSSANTDPTATNPSDTSDRVDTGDGKPSRTETAVSSDSRTNAGSIDAVDIGKDTGERSQTLRRGRSAAKNSDSMDSAFIKAGVNSDGKNLAHSKPCTDSAVKSDSFTTPSSRERVCGKTSVVTSPAKKTVNSCPANTHEAQHQRRESLRWRNASPNGGKSDGVNTADMSDSKPCSVRTIAANTVRGKEQVASSCSGREGLQVASVVTRHAKQQLKSFSPQDSSSFPCQLKEKVTSSCTPRTKHRCQESSPSPPPSSTLSVPLQARKPTLQAKPKATPRSSTGPVVQHPKQASPRSKSASPCPSPGQLPHKRESRSSITLSTQHQKQGSSLSASPCTSPTQLPLLPRKGRLQQSRKSFPSASPDTQHQKQASSPPPLPLPACKYHSGTITAEHQNQNQECSPSPSPPPSASESSAQLLLPPLLPRKCRLASPNAELQVTTHPIAPGVQCQSQDHKHRLLLRQKSSPSPTPDPQHQKLEASPPSHPPSPQHPSVSVRVEHQKHKPSSSPSPSRSPSPPPLLLPPRKRRLASLNAEAVNSLLLELHPPAAKVAKKQLQDGPQGGPATPAATTSSSPTTDCPVEPVSTGKPQPCQSHKQQQQHKEQHKLQQPQQKNQPHQQQQNQTQKQEQETLQQQQPLKRKPKPTEKQDFIDWNMFAPTPRRMAGLNAAALLRLTSSSAASSKQHAKPEPKSPPSAVDKALAKTRMHTAVAKRPHHHHQQQQQQREQQQQQRKRKSSAQRSSSSSSSSSAMAGPGSTDYRKGGFELSPRWEEEAVEGPHVAKAGYQQAGMVMEVAQYPLNQVKEEQVEEPISHTHCCCGPSPQGAPLDFCCHQLGIYIRQQHGYPEPQEGPFTAVRQQHGYPGEPQEGPFTPVKHECLVTSLPPHPSSLAHSSLAISSPHPCLCADHCFPSYYVHMPHSHPHPHHSFCPPLRAPCYNAITSYAYGALPHVNSRGCCFTSGCCRCRQQVKTEGYLSPPRHRDSRSPPSLPLSGCPLPRVTTPPPAPVPPHPSSPDTRHHHHQRQVGDLSMGGGGRVECPQGRKPSNGALPGRRPPPSSKQPEVTVPPSGRQKKLARRRTTNGWRAFGKPVEREVFVVGEDEPVLRVCFEGVRRDGDLIGVRDTVLLRSGPRKKSDPYVAKISAIWEEPKTGELMMSLFWYYRPEHTQGGRDPNTHCQNEIFASKHQDVNSVACIEDKCYVLPLTQYCRYCALMKRRSEGVCVGPPLVPSPCDPPSPTPPHRCVPQDVDPELVYLCRHVYDFRYGRLLKNPQ, via the exons ATGACCCACACCAGGCAGAAGGGTTCTCTGAGCCGGGAGCACATGGCAAGGCGGGGCCACAGCACAAGGCTAGGTCAAACTGGACGGCAGGATCTGATTGGGCGAAGGCAGAACTCTGCTAATGCCATTGGTCGGTCCTTGCCACGGCACTTCCTGAATGAGCTCAGAGCCACGAAGGAGGGCGTGGCCCAGTGGAACAAGGACCAATCAGAGAAGCCGAAAGAGGAGCAGGAAGTGCTGGACAGGAAGCAGTATcctctgaggaggagaggaggccccCTAGTGGGTAGCCAGCTGGCGCAGAAGGATAACAGGGCCCAGGTGCGACGCCTAGCGGCCCAGCACAGACCTAAAGCAAAGGGGTCCAATGTACCTGTGGTAAGGACCTCTAAAGCACAGGTGCGTAATGTACCTGTGGTGCGCTGCTCTAAAACACAAGTGGGTAGACTACCAGTGGAAAGGACCTCCAAAGCCCATGTGCGTCGACTACCTGTGGCGAGCTCCTCCAAAGCCCAGGTAGCTGGTCTACCTGTTGGAAGCTCTTCCAGAGGCCAGGTGCAAAGTTTACATGTGGCGGGACCTTCCAAAAGGGAGGTGCGTAGACTGCTTGTGAGAAATAACTCCAGAGGTCAGGTGCGTAGTTTACCTGTGCGAAACTCCTCAAGAGTCAAAGTTCTTGGTGCACCTGTGCAACGCCAATCCAAAGCACAGGTGAGTTGTCTCCGCGTGCAACAAAATTGTTCCAAAGCCCAGGTGCGAAGCTGCTTGAGGGAGCAGGTGGATAGTACTCCTCTCCAAAGATCCTCCAAATCCCAGGTGGGTGGTCTACCTGCTCGATGCTCGTCCAGACGCAAGATGGATAATGGACCTCTGCAAAAGCCCTCCAAAGCAGAGATTGATAGTTCTCCTATGACTCAATCCCTCAAAGCTGAGGTGAAAAGCCTACCTGTGCGATGCTCATCCAGAAGACAGGTGCTTGGTCTACCTGTACGAGGCTCCTCTAGAGGCAAAGTGGATAGCCTACCTATGCGGGACCACACCAAAGCAGAGCTTGATATACCTTTGGGAGTCTCCTCCGCTGCGAAGGTGGATAGTGCACCTGTTAGATGCTCGCCCAGAGGACAGGTGCATAGTGCTACACCTGTTGGGTCCTCGTCTGCAGCCCAAGCCAGTGGGAGGGGCATGGGGGGACAGAGCCAGCAGGTGACCAGGGGCAGGTCTTCATCCAAGAACTTTGATAAAACAAACACTGCTCTCACAAACTCAGTTGTCACCTCGAACACAAAAGACAGCCAGCCATGTACAGGCCCAGTTCAATCAAATGCAATTAGGTCAGACAGCCCCGACAGCCAGGCCACTTCAGACAGCACAAGTGGAGCAGACACAGGCAGGTGCACAGGGCTGCAGAGCCAGCTGTTACACACGGGTAGGTCATCAGCCAAGACCTCTCAAAACGCGGACCCTGCAGTTACAAAGCCAGCTGCCAACTCAGATAGGAGGAATTCAGCCCACAGCAAGTCGTGTACGGGCCCTGCAGCAACAGCCAGATGCCCTAAAGAGCAGAGTGAGCTGGTACAGAGGGGGAGGTCCTCAACAAACACAAGACCTACAACCACAAACCTTGTGGACCAGGGAAGTGCTGGAGGCGGGAAGCCATCGAGGACTGAAACTGCAGTGAATTCGGACAGGAGGATTTCTAGCAGGTATTCTTCCAAAAACTTTGACAACACAAACACTGCTGTCACCCACCCAGCTGTCACCTTCAACACAAGAGGCATCCAGCCATGTACGGACCCTCCACTCTACTCGGACAGCAGGTACTCCGGGGAGCGGAGTCAGGCGTTGCGTAGGGGCAGGTCGTCAGTCAAGACCTCCCATGCCACTGATGCTACAAAGCAAGCTGATAACTCGGACAACTGTCCAAGCACAGCAATCAGCAAGCCGCGTACTGACCCCGCAGTAACAGGCAGGTGCACTAGGGAGCAGAGTGAGCCGATACACAGAGGAAGGTCCTCAGCCAACACAGACCCTACAGCCACAAACCCATCGGACACCTCAGACCGGGTAGACACAGGAGACGGCAAGCCATCTAGGACAGAAACGGCAGTCAGTTCGGACAGCAGGACCAACGCAGGTAGCATAGATGCGGTAGACATAGGAAAGGACACTGGGGAGCGAAGTCAGACATTACGCAGGGGTAGGTCTGCTGCTAAGAACTCTGATAGCATGGACAGTGCCTTCATAAAGGCAGGTGTCAACTCAGATGGGAAGAATTTAGCACACAGCAAGCCATGTACGGACTCAGCAGTCAAGTCGGACAGCTTTACCACCCCGAGCAGCAGGGAAAGAGTCTGCGGCAAGACATCCGTGGTCACATCGCCAGCAAAGAAAACTGTGAATTCTTGTCCCGCTAACACACACGAAGCACAGCACCAAAGACGGGAGTCTTTAAGATGGAGGAACGCGTCACCAAACGGGGGCAAATCAGACGGTGTGAACACTGCGGATATGTCAGACAGCAAGCCTTGCAGCGTCAGGACCATCGCAGCAAACACAGTTAGAGGGAAGGAACAGGTGGCATCTTCATGTTCAGGTAGAGAGGGGCTCCAGGTAGCATCTGTAGTCACACGCCATGCAAAGCAACAGTTAAAGTCTTTTTCACCCCAAGACTCGTCCTCATTTCCGTGCCAGCTGAAGGAGAAGGTGACTTCTTCATGCACACCCAGAACGAAGCACCGATGCCAGGAGTCATCACCCTCACCGCCACCATCCTcaactctctctgtgcctctgcaGGCCCGTAAGCCGACACTACAAGCAAAACCCAAGGCGACACCTCGTTCCTCCACCGGCCCTGTTGTGCAGCATCCAAAGCAAGCTTCGCCTCGATCCAAATCCGCATCTCCATGTCCATCTCCAGGTCAGCTGCCCCATAAACGCGAGTCTCGTTCATCCATCACTCTGAGTACGCAGCACCAAAAGCAAGGGTCATCCCTGTCTGCATCCCCATGCACATCTCCAACCCAGCTGCCTCTTTTGCCCCGTAAGGGTCGACTGCAGCAAAGCCGAAAGTCGTTCCCATCTGCATCCCCTGATACGCAGCACCAAAAGCAAGCGTCATCTCCACCCCCGCTCCCTCTACCGGCCTGTAAGTATCACTCTGGTACCATCACAGCGGAGCACCAGAACCAAAACCAGGAgtgttctccatctccatctccacccccttCTGCATCTGAGTCCTCAGCTCAGCTGCTGCTGCCCCCTCTGCTGCCCCGTAAATGCCGTCTGGCCTCCCCCAATGCGGAGCTCCAGGTGACGACTCATCCCATCGCCCCTGGGGTACAGTGCCAAAGCCAAGATCACAAGCATCGACTGCTGCTGAGGCAGAAGtcctccccatccccaacccctgATCCTCAACATCAAAAGCTAGAGGCATCTCcaccctctcaccctccctcacCCCAGCATCCCTCTGTTAGCGTCAGAGTGGAGCACCAAAAGCACAAGccctcttcatctccatctccatctcgatCCCCGTCCCCACCCCCTCTGCTTCTGCCGCCCCGTAAACGTCGCCTGGCCTCCCTGAACGCGGAGGCTGTGAACAGCCTGCTACTGGAACTGCACCCTCCGGCTGCTAAAGTGGCCAAGAAGCAACTCCAGGACGGACCACAAGGGGGCCCTGCCACACCTGCTGCCACCACTAGTAGCTCCCCAACTACAGACTGCCCAGTTGAGCCGGTCTCCACTGGGAAACCACAACCGTGCCAAAGCcacaaacaacagcagcaacataaAGAACAGCACAAACTGCAACAGCCACAGCAGAAAAATCAACCCCACCAACAGCAACAAAACCAAACTCAAAAACAAGAGCAAGAgactctgcagcagcagcagcctctaaAAAGGAAGCCCAAGCCGACAGAGAAGCAGGACTTTATCGACTGGAACATGTTTGCACCGACGCCGCGCCGAATGGCCGGGCTCAACGCAGCCGCCTTGCTCAGGCTCACCAGCTCATCTGCAGCCAGCAGCAAGCAGCACGCCAAACCAGAGCCCAAGAGTCCTCCTAGTGCTGTGGACAAGGCATTGGCTAAGACCAGGATGCACACAGCTGTGGCCAAGagacctcatcatcatcatcagcagcagcagcagcagcgagagcagcagcagcagcagcgaaagCGGAAGTCTTCTGCCCAgagatcctcctcttcctcttcctcttcgtctgCCATGGCGGGTCCCGGCAGCACGGACTACAGGAAGGGCGGGTTCGAGTTGAGCCCGCGCTGGGAGGAGGAGGCTGTGGAGGGCCCCCATGTGGCCAAGGCAGGATACCAGCAGGCTGGCATGGTGATGGAGGTGGCACAGTACCCACTCAACCAG GTGAAGGAAGAGCAGGTGGAGGAGCCAATAAGCCACACCCACTGCTGTTGTGGCCCCTCCCCTCAGGGAGCCCCCCTGGACTTCTGCTGCCACCAGCTGGGAATTTACATCAGGCAGCAGCACGGCTACCCTGAACCCCAGGAAGGACCCTTCACTGCCGTCAGGCAACAGCACGGCTACCCCGGGGAGCCTCAGGAAGGACCCTTCACTCCAGTGAAGCACGAATGCCTTGTGACATCACTTCCGCCACACCCGTCTTCGTTAGCACACTCGTCGCTAGCTATTAGCAGCCCCCACCCCTGCCTGTGTGCCGACCACTGCTTCCCCAGTTACTACGTGCACAtgccccactcccacccccacccgcaTCACTCTTTCTGTCCCCCGCTCAGAGCCCCCTGCTACAACGCGATCACGTCGTACGCCTACGGAGCACTACCGCACGTCAACAGCAGGGGCTGCTGCTTCACCAGTGGCTGCTGCAGGTGCCGACAGCAGGTCAAGACAG aggGCTACCTATCCCCACCGCGGCATCGAGACTCCCGCAgccccccctctctgccccttTCAGGCTGCCCATTGCCCCGGGTTACCACCCCGCCTCCGGCCCCTGTGCCGCCCCACCCTTCCTCTCCTGACACCCGACATCATCACCACCAGCGGCAGGTGGGAGATCTAAGCATGGGGGGCGGTGGCCGTGTGGAGTGTCCCCAGGGGAGGAAGCCCTCTAATGGGGCACTGCCTGGCCGACGGCCCCCTCCCTCCTCGAAGCAGCCGGAGGTCACAGTGCCCCCCAGTGGACGGCAGAAGAAGCTCGCTCGCAGGCGCACCACCAATGGGTGGAGAGCATTCGGAAAacctgtggagagagaggtgttcgtagtg ggagaGGACGAGCCGGTGCTGCGTGTGTGTTTCGAGGGTGTTCGTCGTGACGGGGACCTGATCGGGGTGAGGGACACAGTGCTGCTGAGGTCCGGACCACGCAAGAAATCAGACCCATACGTAGCCAAGATATCAGCCATCTGGGAGGAACCCAagacag